Proteins encoded together in one Thermodesulfobacteriota bacterium window:
- the glnD gene encoding [protein-PII] uridylyltransferase gives MTAPTLATLPSPGQRLEALWAQSLSGRALLAAHTREMDRFIAGSLAAATLPEAGLALVALGGYGRCELFAYSDVDLLFLHDGLSEEELGRAVEAVLYPLWDSGVDVGHGVRTVEACLDDAEQDFTLLVALLDSRLVAGDPALFQRVRAAYQERFVDGRRRQFVTEMIASRRRRHEVFGAHTYLLEPHLKESRGGLRDIQAMLWTARVVFGLADLGALVESGVLEPSEGQACEAAWEELARVRNRLHRRCNRRNDQLFLEHQAEVAADLGYRDQDGLLAVEHFMRQLHGHLHAVTVAADLFFEHAEEVLGLRPSPLEGRRLEPGLAVRAGSIHFEAPATLERRPLTMMRAFVQAAATGLPLHHRTHRIIRERLHLIGDGQRRSRRLAAGLFAILESSHTGTVLTAMLETGMLAAVIPEFAPVVCLAQHDVYHVATVDRHSIATVVELMRLREEEVEFFSRVENTGLLMLAGLLHDIGKGRGRGHAERGAQLAEGIGRRLGLTGEAVATLVFLVGRHVFLMDTALRRDLDDERFIERCSREVGDHQRLAMLFLLTKADSRATGPAAWSDWKGALIRELHDKIALHLDETPRPAVEIARGKAAAERALLATLVDPRLWGLVAELPEDYLAACAAPVVSRHLELRELLSSQPAVVRAEPRGGVWSVTVLARDRLGLLARIVGSLALHGLEVVAAQIFTWPDGTAVDLLDVVPTLDLGFEDLDWLAVETNLGQAVANRLALGHRLAGQAAAGALVRRRQTAARLRPQPRVVLDNATSDLFTVVEVYAPGRASLLYNITRTLAELGISIFRARIGPERDRVVNVFYVLDETGARIVDPAFEAEVRAALLHAAAVEAA, from the coding sequence ATGACCGCCCCCACCCTCGCCACCCTGCCGTCCCCGGGCCAGCGCCTGGAGGCCCTGTGGGCCCAGAGCCTGTCTGGCCGCGCGCTCTTGGCTGCCCACACCCGGGAGATGGACCGGTTCATCGCCGGCAGCTTGGCGGCCGCCACGCTGCCGGAGGCCGGCCTGGCTCTGGTGGCTCTGGGCGGCTATGGCCGGTGCGAGCTGTTCGCGTATTCCGACGTGGATCTTCTCTTCCTGCACGACGGCTTGTCCGAAGAGGAGCTGGGCCGGGCGGTGGAGGCGGTGCTCTATCCTTTGTGGGATTCGGGCGTCGACGTCGGCCACGGGGTGCGCACCGTCGAGGCCTGCCTGGACGACGCCGAGCAGGACTTCACCCTGCTGGTGGCCCTCTTGGACAGCCGCCTGGTGGCGGGCGATCCGGCCCTTTTTCAGCGGGTCCGGGCGGCCTACCAGGAGCGGTTCGTGGACGGCCGGCGCCGCCAGTTCGTCACCGAGATGATCGCCAGTCGCCGCCGGCGCCACGAGGTGTTCGGCGCCCACACCTACCTTCTGGAGCCCCATCTCAAGGAAAGCCGGGGCGGCCTTCGGGACATCCAGGCCATGCTGTGGACGGCCCGGGTGGTGTTTGGGCTGGCGGACCTGGGCGCCCTGGTGGAATCCGGGGTGCTGGAGCCCTCGGAAGGCCAGGCCTGCGAGGCGGCCTGGGAGGAGCTGGCCCGGGTGCGCAACCGGCTGCACCGCCGCTGCAACCGCCGCAACGACCAGCTGTTTCTGGAGCACCAGGCCGAGGTGGCAGCCGATCTGGGCTACCGGGATCAGGACGGGCTTTTGGCCGTGGAGCATTTCATGCGCCAGCTCCATGGCCACCTCCACGCGGTGACCGTGGCCGCCGACCTCTTCTTCGAGCACGCCGAGGAGGTGCTGGGCCTGCGGCCGTCGCCCCTGGAGGGCCGGCGGCTGGAGCCGGGCCTGGCGGTGCGGGCCGGCAGCATCCACTTCGAGGCGCCGGCGACACTGGAGCGCCGGCCGCTCACCATGATGCGGGCCTTTGTCCAGGCAGCGGCCACCGGCCTGCCCCTGCACCACCGGACCCACCGGATCATCCGGGAGCGCCTGCATCTCATTGGCGACGGGCAGCGCCGCAGCCGCCGGCTGGCGGCCGGCCTCTTCGCCATCCTGGAGAGCAGCCACACCGGCACCGTGCTCACCGCCATGCTGGAGACCGGGATGCTGGCCGCCGTCATCCCGGAATTCGCGCCGGTGGTGTGCCTCGCCCAGCACGACGTCTACCACGTCGCCACCGTGGACCGTCACTCCATCGCCACCGTGGTGGAGCTGATGCGGCTCCGGGAGGAGGAGGTCGAGTTCTTTTCCCGGGTGGAGAATACGGGCCTCCTGATGCTGGCGGGCCTTCTCCACGATATCGGCAAGGGTCGGGGTCGCGGCCATGCCGAGCGAGGCGCCCAGCTGGCCGAGGGCATTGGCCGCCGCCTGGGCCTGACCGGGGAAGCGGTGGCGACCCTGGTCTTTCTTGTTGGCCGGCATGTCTTTCTCATGGATACCGCCTTGCGCCGGGACCTGGACGATGAGCGCTTCATCGAGCGGTGCAGCCGGGAGGTCGGCGACCACCAGCGGCTGGCCATGCTCTTTCTCCTGACCAAGGCCGACTCCCGGGCCACGGGCCCCGCGGCTTGGAGCGACTGGAAAGGGGCGCTCATCCGGGAGCTCCATGACAAGATCGCCCTGCACCTGGACGAGACGCCGCGGCCCGCCGTGGAGATCGCCCGGGGCAAGGCCGCCGCCGAGCGCGCCCTCCTGGCCACCCTGGTGGATCCCCGGCTCTGGGGCCTGGTCGCCGAGCTGCCGGAGGACTACCTGGCCGCCTGCGCAGCGCCGGTGGTGAGCCGGCATCTCGAGCTGCGGGAGCTTCTTTCCTCGCAGCCGGCGGTGGTGCGGGCCGAGCCCCGGGGCGGCGTCTGGTCGGTGACAGTGCTGGCCCGGGACCGTCTGGGCCTTCTGGCCCGCATCGTCGGCAGCCTGGCCCTCCACGGTCTGGAGGTGGTGGCGGCCCAGATCTTCACCTGGCCGGATGGCACGGCCGTGGACCTCCTGGACGTGGTGCCGACCCTGGACCTGGGCTTCGAAGACCTGGACTGGCTGGCGGTGGAGACCAACCTGGGCCAGGCCGTCGCCAATCGCCTGGCCCTGGGCCATCGCCTGGCCGGCCAGGCGGCGGCGGGCGCCCTGGTCCGCCGCCGCCAGACCGCGGCCCGTTTGCGGCCCCAGCCGCGGGTGGTGCTGGACAACGCCACCTCGGATCTGTTCACGGTCGTGGAGGTCTACGCGCCTGGCCGGGCGTCCCTGCTGTACAACATCACCCGTACCCTGGCGGAGCTGGGCATCAGTATCTTCCGCGCCCGGATCGGACCGGAGCGGGACCGGGTGGTCAACGTCTTCTACGTGCTGGACGAGACCGGCGCTCGGATCGTGGATCCGGCCTTCGAGGC
- a CDS encoding VPLPA-CTERM sorting domain-containing protein, with protein MKRTIFSALAIGGGLLLGLAGPASAGKIVLANDEWTLSYAHYTEPNDPGVFATNVAAWFTGGSAGSFLAYSNNFGLTGTDLANSMTGAGHSWTVSTAVSFDLATLQAYDGVFLAGTAADTTVLTQYVQGGGNVYLAGGTGWGGAGGEAALWNPFLNNFGLGLDTEYNGVSGSIPISSSHPIFNGVDHLHQGNGQDTLDLVAGDNAETLVSYYGHGLYAVYEGAAPVPVPAAGLLLASGLAGLAGVRRVRPRG; from the coding sequence ATGAAACGAACCATCTTCTCCGCCCTGGCCATCGGCGGCGGCCTGCTGCTCGGCCTGGCCGGCCCCGCCTCGGCGGGCAAGATCGTCCTGGCCAATGACGAGTGGACCCTGTCCTACGCCCATTACACCGAGCCCAACGATCCGGGAGTCTTTGCCACCAACGTGGCCGCCTGGTTCACGGGCGGCAGCGCCGGCAGCTTTCTGGCCTATTCGAACAACTTCGGGCTGACCGGCACCGACTTGGCCAACTCCATGACCGGGGCCGGCCATTCCTGGACGGTTTCCACCGCTGTGTCGTTCGACCTGGCGACCCTGCAGGCCTACGACGGGGTCTTTCTGGCCGGCACGGCGGCCGACACCACCGTCCTCACCCAGTATGTGCAGGGCGGCGGCAACGTCTATTTGGCCGGCGGCACCGGCTGGGGTGGCGCCGGGGGCGAGGCCGCTCTTTGGAACCCGTTCCTGAACAACTTCGGCCTGGGCCTCGACACCGAGTACAACGGGGTGTCTGGCAGCATCCCCATCAGCAGCTCGCACCCGATCTTCAACGGGGTGGATCATCTGCATCAGGGCAACGGCCAGGACACCCTGGACCTGGTGGCCGGGGATAACGCCGAGACTCTGGTGTCGTACTACGGGCATGGCCTCTATGCGGTGTATGAGGGCGCTGCCCCGGTGCCGGTGCCGGCCGCCGGGCTGTTGCTGGCCTCCGGGCTGGCCGGCTTGGCTGGTGTCCGCCGGGTGCGACCACGCGGCTAG
- a CDS encoding cation diffusion facilitator family transporter, protein MSSESGPVHHHDHPHHDHSQGGDPGRRLALSLAVTLLFMAGEAVGGWLTNSLALLSDAGHMLTDAAALGLSLFALRVGARPPSVTKTFGYRRFEILAALANGLALWGIVGIILHEAFQRLSAPPAVKPLGMMLVAALGLAVNLISIRLLHGHRHESLNIRGAFLHVVADGLGSLAALSAALVIWAWGWTLADPLASFGICLLILASSWGLVREAVHMLLLGVPGHLSYRDVEAAILGHPGVCCVYDLHIWSIASGHEAVSAHVVTVAEAPSQPQLLQALVLELRERFGIRHVTIQLESSHDLRDTELGPSCRVGGDDRCCCRPTAAATAASRK, encoded by the coding sequence ATGAGCTCCGAGTCCGGCCCTGTCCACCATCACGACCACCCGCACCACGACCACAGCCAGGGGGGCGACCCCGGGCGGCGCCTGGCCCTGTCGCTGGCCGTCACGCTGCTGTTCATGGCCGGCGAGGCGGTGGGGGGATGGCTGACCAACTCCCTGGCCCTGCTTTCGGATGCCGGCCATATGCTCACCGACGCGGCCGCCCTGGGCTTGAGCCTCTTCGCCCTCCGGGTCGGCGCGAGGCCGCCATCCGTCACCAAGACCTTCGGCTACCGCCGGTTCGAGATCCTGGCCGCCCTGGCCAATGGGCTGGCGCTGTGGGGGATCGTCGGCATCATCTTGCACGAGGCGTTCCAGCGCCTGAGCGCACCGCCAGCGGTGAAGCCCCTGGGCATGATGCTGGTGGCGGCCCTGGGCTTGGCGGTCAATCTCATCTCCATCCGCCTCCTCCACGGCCACCGCCATGAGAGCCTCAACATCCGCGGCGCCTTCCTGCACGTGGTGGCGGACGGCCTGGGCTCTCTGGCCGCCCTGTCCGCGGCCCTCGTCATCTGGGCCTGGGGGTGGACCCTGGCCGATCCCCTGGCCTCCTTCGGCATCTGCCTGCTCATCCTCGCCAGCTCCTGGGGGCTGGTGCGGGAGGCGGTGCACATGCTCCTTCTGGGGGTGCCCGGCCACCTCAGCTACCGGGATGTGGAAGCGGCGATCCTCGGCCACCCCGGGGTCTGCTGCGTCTATGACCTCCACATCTGGTCCATAGCCAGCGGCCATGAGGCGGTCTCGGCCCACGTGGTGACCGTCGCCGAGGCGCCCAGCCAGCCGCAGCTCCTGCAGGCCCTGGTGCTGGAGCTCCGGGAGCGCTTCGGCATCCGGCACGTCACCATCCAGCTGGAGTCGAGCCACGACCTCCGGGATACCGAGCTGGGCCCATCCTGCCGGGTGGGCGGCGATGACCGCTGCTGCTGCCGGCCCACCGCGGCTGCCACCGCGGCCAGCCGCAAGTAA